One Streptomyces sp. RPA4-2 genomic window carries:
- a CDS encoding LLM class flavin-dependent oxidoreductase, with product MSLTFHWFLPTNGDSRHVVGGGHGTPATGSGRDRPPTVGYLSQIARAAEDLGFVGALTPTGAWCEDAWLTTAMVSQNTERLKFLVAFRPGFVSPTLAAQMASTYQRQTGGRLLLNVVTGGESHEQRAYGDFLDKDARYRRTGEFLQIVRDLWDGKTVDLAGEHLRVEEARLAHLPDPVPEIYFGGSSPIAGEVAARHADVYLTWGEPPAQVAEKIAWARRLAEREGRALRFGIRLHVITRDTSEQAWAEAHRLLDGFDPETVKSVQAGLARSESEGQRRMRALHGGSRESLEIHPNLWAGIGLVRGGAGTALVGSHDEVAERVAEYHALGIDEFVLSGYPHLEEAYWFGEGVLPRLAARGLWRHPFATAPVPAARVPFTS from the coding sequence GTGTCCCTCACCTTCCACTGGTTCCTGCCCACCAACGGAGACAGCCGGCACGTCGTCGGCGGCGGCCACGGCACCCCCGCCACCGGCTCCGGCCGCGACCGGCCGCCGACGGTCGGGTATCTGAGCCAGATCGCCCGCGCCGCCGAGGATCTGGGCTTCGTCGGCGCGCTCACCCCCACGGGCGCCTGGTGCGAGGACGCCTGGCTGACCACCGCGATGGTCAGCCAGAACACCGAGCGTCTGAAGTTCCTGGTCGCCTTCCGGCCCGGCTTCGTCTCGCCGACGCTCGCCGCGCAGATGGCGTCCACCTATCAGCGGCAGACCGGGGGCCGGCTCCTGCTCAACGTGGTCACCGGCGGCGAGAGCCACGAGCAGCGCGCCTACGGTGACTTCCTCGACAAGGACGCCCGGTATCGCCGTACCGGTGAGTTCCTCCAGATCGTCCGGGACCTGTGGGACGGCAAGACCGTCGACCTGGCGGGCGAGCACCTGCGGGTCGAGGAGGCCAGGCTGGCCCACCTCCCCGACCCGGTGCCCGAGATCTACTTCGGCGGTTCCTCGCCGATCGCGGGCGAGGTCGCCGCCCGGCACGCGGACGTGTACCTGACCTGGGGGGAACCGCCGGCCCAGGTGGCCGAGAAGATCGCGTGGGCACGCCGGCTCGCGGAGCGCGAAGGACGAGCTCTGCGCTTCGGCATCCGGCTGCACGTCATCACCCGTGACACCTCCGAGCAGGCCTGGGCCGAGGCCCATCGGCTCCTCGACGGCTTCGACCCGGAGACCGTGAAGTCCGTGCAGGCCGGTCTCGCCCGCAGCGAGTCGGAGGGGCAGCGACGCATGCGCGCACTCCACGGCGGCAGCCGCGAGAGCCTGGAGATCCACCCCAACCTGTGGGCCGGGATCGGCCTGGTCCGTGGCGGCGCGGGCACCGCCCTGGTCGGCAGCCACGACGAGGTCGCCGAGCGTGTCGCCGAGTACCACGCCCTCGGCATCGACGAGTTCGTCCTCTCCGGCTACCCCCACCTCGAGGAGGCCTACTGGTTCGGCGAAGGCGTCCTGCCGCGCCTCGCCGCGCGGGGCCTGTGGCGACACCCGTTCGCGACGGCACCCGTGCCCGCGGCGCGGGTGCCCTTCACGAGCTGA
- a CDS encoding SfnB family sulfur acquisition oxidoreductase, whose product MIADDAEALAVAAALATEFRTGASTRDSERRLPRAELDRLSASGLLAVTVPAEYGGADVRQETLAEIFRLLASADASLAQIPQNHFVYVNVIRRQGTDEQRAFFFGEVLAGRRFGNAQSEAGTRHVQDIRTRLDPRPDGSYLLTGVKHYSTGALFADWIPVLARTEDDDLHVAYVPRDADGVTVVDDWDGMGQRTTASGTVRLDAVPVPADRVVPHHLTFRGPQLHGAVAQLLHAAIDAGIAAGAFAEAAEFVRTKSRPWFESGVDSAAEDPLLIQRFGELAVQVRASGALLGAAARAVDAARDDLTEDSAAEASIAVAAAKVHTSATAVEVAGALFELAGTRSALDSLNLHRHWRDARTHTLHDPSRWKIQHIGRHALNGTKPPRHGLL is encoded by the coding sequence GTGATCGCCGACGACGCCGAGGCCCTGGCCGTCGCCGCCGCGCTCGCCACGGAGTTCCGCACCGGGGCCTCCACGCGGGACTCCGAACGGCGGCTGCCCCGCGCCGAGTTGGATCGCCTCTCGGCCTCCGGGCTGCTCGCCGTCACCGTGCCCGCGGAGTACGGCGGGGCGGATGTCCGCCAGGAGACCCTCGCGGAGATCTTCCGGCTGCTGGCATCCGCCGACGCCAGCCTCGCCCAGATCCCGCAGAACCATTTCGTGTACGTGAACGTGATCCGCCGTCAGGGAACGGACGAGCAGCGGGCGTTCTTCTTCGGCGAGGTGCTGGCGGGACGGCGTTTCGGCAACGCCCAGTCGGAGGCGGGCACCCGGCACGTCCAGGACATCCGCACCCGTCTGGACCCGCGGCCCGACGGCTCGTACCTCCTGACCGGCGTCAAGCACTACTCCACGGGCGCGCTCTTCGCCGACTGGATCCCCGTACTGGCCCGCACCGAGGACGACGACCTGCACGTCGCGTACGTTCCCCGGGACGCGGACGGGGTCACGGTCGTCGACGACTGGGACGGCATGGGGCAGCGCACGACGGCGAGCGGCACCGTCCGCCTGGACGCCGTCCCCGTCCCCGCCGACCGGGTCGTCCCGCACCACCTCACCTTCCGCGGACCCCAGCTCCACGGGGCGGTGGCCCAGTTGCTGCACGCCGCCATCGACGCGGGGATCGCGGCCGGCGCGTTCGCCGAGGCCGCCGAGTTCGTCCGTACCAAGAGCCGGCCGTGGTTCGAGAGCGGCGTGGACAGCGCGGCCGAGGATCCGCTCCTCATCCAGCGCTTCGGTGAACTCGCCGTCCAGGTACGGGCGTCCGGGGCGTTGCTCGGCGCCGCGGCCCGCGCGGTCGACGCGGCCCGCGACGACCTCACCGAGGACTCGGCGGCCGAGGCGTCGATCGCCGTGGCCGCCGCGAAGGTGCACACCTCCGCCACCGCCGTGGAGGTGGCGGGCGCCCTCTTCGAACTGGCCGGTACCCGCTCGGCACTCGACTCCCTGAATCTGCACCGCCATTGGCGGGACGCCCGCACCCACACCCTGCACGACCCGTCCCGCTGGAAGATCCAGCACATCGGCCGCCACGCGCTCAACGGCACCAAGCCACCCCGCCACGGCCTGCTCTGA
- the ssuE gene encoding NADPH-dependent FMN reductase, whose amino-acid sequence MATVLSVSGSPSVSSRTAKLLRHLDGRLVAQGHRVIPLDVRTIPAEALLGADFEHPAIVEATELFARADGVVIGTPVYKAAYSGVLKALLDLLPQYALTGKTVLPLVTGGSTAHVLALDYALRPVLNSMGAAHIVQGWFTLDKDITTGEDGGVTLAPGTAEALAQVVDQFSAALGRTPLLAAAG is encoded by the coding sequence ATGGCCACCGTCCTGTCCGTCTCCGGCAGTCCCTCCGTCTCCTCCCGTACCGCGAAACTCCTGCGCCACCTGGACGGCCGGCTGGTCGCGCAGGGGCACCGGGTCATCCCGCTCGACGTCCGTACGATCCCCGCGGAGGCGCTGCTCGGCGCGGACTTCGAGCATCCCGCCATCGTCGAGGCGACCGAACTCTTCGCCCGCGCCGACGGTGTGGTCATCGGCACCCCCGTCTACAAGGCGGCCTACTCCGGTGTCCTCAAGGCGCTGCTCGACCTGCTCCCGCAGTACGCGCTCACCGGGAAGACCGTCCTGCCGCTCGTCACCGGCGGCAGCACCGCGCATGTCCTCGCCCTCGACTACGCCCTGCGGCCGGTGCTCAACTCCATGGGCGCCGCGCACATCGTCCAGGGCTGGTTCACCCTGGACAAGGACATCACCACCGGGGAGGACGGCGGCGTCACCCTGGCACCGGGCACGGCCGAGGCCCTGGCCCAGGTGGTCGACCAGTTCTCGGCGGCCCTGGGCCGCACACCGCTGCTGGCCGCGGCGGGCTGA
- the sfnG gene encoding dimethylsulfone monooxygenase SfnG — MSATEPVRFAYWVPNVSGGLVTSTIEQRTDWGYDYNRELAVLAENNGFDYALSQVRYMAGYGAEFQHESTGFSLALLLATERLKVIAAVHPGLWHPGVLAKFGATADHLSNGRFAVNVVSGWFKAEFTALGEPWLEHDERYRRSEEFIRALRRIWTEDHAELAGDFYRLRDFTLKPKPLDVPGRPHPEIFQGGNSTAARAMAGRVSDWYFSNGKDFGGVVEQIADVRASAEQAGRRPPRFGLNGFLIARDTEAEARDTLREIVARADTEAVEGFGAAVKQAGQSTADGKGMWQDSRFEDLVQYNDGFRTGLIGTPEQIAERIVAYKRLGVDLLLLGFLHYHEEVEYFGRRVLPLVRELEAGLPDTEPESVPAHV, encoded by the coding sequence GTGTCCGCAACCGAACCCGTCCGCTTCGCCTACTGGGTCCCCAACGTCAGCGGCGGCCTGGTCACCAGCACGATCGAGCAGCGCACCGACTGGGGCTACGACTACAACCGCGAACTGGCCGTCCTCGCCGAGAACAACGGCTTCGACTACGCGCTCAGCCAGGTCCGCTACATGGCCGGCTACGGTGCCGAGTTCCAGCACGAGTCGACCGGCTTCAGCCTCGCCCTGCTCCTGGCGACCGAGCGGCTGAAGGTCATCGCCGCCGTCCACCCGGGCCTGTGGCACCCGGGTGTCCTGGCCAAGTTCGGCGCCACCGCCGACCATCTGTCGAACGGCCGCTTCGCCGTCAACGTGGTCAGCGGCTGGTTCAAGGCAGAGTTCACCGCGCTCGGCGAACCGTGGCTGGAGCACGACGAGCGCTATCGCCGCTCGGAGGAGTTCATCCGCGCGCTGCGCCGGATCTGGACCGAGGACCACGCCGAACTCGCCGGTGACTTCTACCGGTTGCGCGACTTCACCCTGAAGCCCAAGCCCCTCGACGTCCCCGGGCGTCCGCACCCGGAGATCTTCCAGGGCGGCAACTCCACCGCCGCCCGCGCCATGGCGGGCCGGGTCTCCGACTGGTACTTCTCCAACGGCAAGGACTTCGGCGGAGTCGTCGAACAGATCGCGGACGTGCGGGCGTCGGCGGAGCAGGCCGGCCGCAGGCCACCCCGGTTCGGTCTCAACGGTTTCCTGATCGCCCGGGACACCGAGGCCGAGGCCCGCGACACCCTGCGCGAGATCGTCGCCCGGGCCGACACCGAGGCAGTCGAGGGCTTCGGCGCCGCGGTGAAGCAGGCCGGACAGTCCACCGCCGACGGCAAGGGCATGTGGCAGGACTCCCGCTTCGAGGACCTGGTCCAGTACAACGACGGCTTCCGGACGGGGCTGATCGGCACCCCGGAGCAGATCGCCGAACGGATCGTCGCCTACAAGCGCCTCGGCGTCGACCTCCTCCTGCTCGGCTTCCTGCACTACCACGAGGAGGTCGAGTACTTCGGCCGCCGTGTGCTGCCCCTGGTACGCGAGTTGGAGGCCGGGCTGCCCGACACCGAGCCCGAGTCCGTCCCCGCGCACGTCTGA
- a CDS encoding putative leader peptide, whose amino-acid sequence MKTQPDLTRRRHVDLARVSSAFCCREA is encoded by the coding sequence ATGAAGACGCAGCCGGACCTCACGCGACGACGCCATGTCGACCTCGCGCGTGTCTCCAGCGCCTTCTGTTGTCGCGAAGCCTGA
- a CDS encoding LysR family transcriptional regulator, with product MRTEQLEYIAAVTRLGSLRRAAEELHLSQPALSETVRNLERELGVDLLERKRSGARMSAEGRELLPHIINVLDAVDRLRGAAGEQHRISRMVRVGTVNAATVPLLIPVVRGFRATHPQTQVEVVGAQQPEIHRGLSEGGFDLGLVNHLDGDDMPADFESTELLRGRPVVCVRPDSPLAASSAVSPSDLLDGREPLIAMRSGYVMHRYLHRFLEGRGPSLSYSTDGAEMGKLMVAEGLGATVLPDFSVIGDPLERCGALTYRPLTDAATRVLLMLRRRRTDSLPRAAGDLHDAFVRRSAELGGSLATRA from the coding sequence GTGCGCACAGAGCAGCTGGAATACATCGCGGCGGTCACCCGGCTCGGCTCGTTGCGCCGGGCCGCCGAGGAACTCCACCTCTCGCAGCCGGCGCTGAGCGAGACCGTACGGAATCTGGAGCGGGAACTCGGTGTCGACCTGCTGGAGCGCAAGCGGTCCGGCGCCCGGATGAGCGCCGAGGGACGCGAACTGCTGCCGCACATCATCAACGTGCTCGACGCGGTCGACCGGCTGCGCGGCGCGGCCGGCGAGCAGCACCGCATCAGCCGGATGGTCCGGGTCGGCACGGTGAACGCGGCGACGGTGCCGCTGCTCATCCCGGTCGTCCGGGGTTTTCGCGCGACGCACCCGCAGACACAGGTCGAAGTGGTCGGCGCCCAGCAGCCGGAGATCCACCGGGGCCTCTCGGAGGGCGGTTTCGATCTGGGGCTGGTGAACCACCTGGACGGCGACGACATGCCCGCCGACTTCGAGTCCACCGAGCTGCTGCGCGGGCGGCCGGTGGTGTGCGTACGCCCGGACAGCCCGCTGGCCGCGTCGTCCGCCGTGTCGCCGTCCGACCTCCTCGACGGACGCGAGCCCCTGATCGCGATGCGCTCCGGCTATGTCATGCACCGCTACCTGCATCGGTTCCTGGAGGGCCGGGGGCCGTCCCTGTCGTACTCGACCGATGGCGCCGAGATGGGAAAGCTCATGGTCGCCGAGGGCCTGGGCGCCACCGTACTGCCCGACTTCAGCGTCATCGGCGATCCCCTGGAGCGGTGCGGCGCCCTCACGTACAGGCCGCTCACCGACGCCGCGACACGGGTCCTGCTGATGCTCCGGCGCCGCAGGACGGACTCCCTCCCCCGCGCCGCGGGCGACCTGCACGACGCGTTCGTGCGCAGGTCCGCGGAGCTCGGCGGCAGCCTGGCGACGAGGGCCTGA
- a CDS encoding SDR family oxidoreductase, giving the protein MSEDDTGLRCLVTGATGYIGGRLVPELLAEGHRVRCLARSPAKLRDFPWAGEADVVRGDVLDADSVAEAMRDTDVAYYLVHALGTGHDFEATDREAARIFGERARAAGVRRIVYLGGLTPQGVPETELSPHLRSRTEVGRILLHSGVPTTVLRAAVIIGSGSASFEMLRYLTERLPVMVTPSWVHTRIQPMGVRDVLRTLVGSARMPSDVNRTFDIGGPEILTYLEMMRRYAAIAGLPRRLIFPVPVLTPRLSSHWVGLVTPVPASIARPLTESLRHEVVCHEHDIVRYVPDPPGRPIGFDEAVSLALQRVRDAQVTTRWSSASVPGAPSDPLPTDPDWAGGSLYTDRRELAVDAPREALWRVIEGIGGDNGWYSFPLAWAVRGWLDRLVGGVGLRRGRRDATRLRAGDSLDFWRVEEIEPGHLLRLRAEMRLPGLAWLEMYAETGDNGGSRYRQRAMFHPHGLLGHAYWWSVSPFHAAVFGGMARNIAKAAAKAESTPTAKPGSAPTP; this is encoded by the coding sequence ATGAGCGAGGACGACACCGGCCTGAGATGTCTGGTGACCGGTGCCACGGGCTACATCGGCGGGCGGCTGGTCCCCGAGCTGCTGGCGGAGGGACACCGGGTGCGCTGTCTCGCCCGCTCCCCCGCCAAACTGCGCGACTTCCCGTGGGCGGGCGAGGCGGACGTCGTACGGGGCGATGTCCTGGACGCCGACTCGGTGGCCGAGGCGATGCGGGACACGGATGTCGCGTACTACCTCGTCCACGCCCTCGGCACGGGCCACGACTTCGAGGCGACCGACCGCGAGGCGGCGCGGATCTTCGGTGAGCGGGCCCGCGCGGCCGGCGTCCGGCGGATCGTGTACCTGGGCGGGCTCACCCCGCAGGGCGTACCTGAGACGGAACTGTCGCCGCACCTCAGGTCCCGCACCGAGGTCGGCCGCATCCTGCTGCACTCCGGCGTGCCGACCACGGTGCTGCGGGCCGCGGTGATCATCGGCTCCGGCTCGGCGTCCTTCGAGATGCTCCGCTATCTGACGGAGCGACTGCCCGTGATGGTGACACCGAGCTGGGTGCACACCCGCATCCAGCCGATGGGGGTGCGGGACGTGCTGCGCACCCTCGTCGGCAGCGCCCGGATGCCCTCGGACGTCAACCGCACCTTCGACATCGGCGGCCCCGAGATCCTGACGTACCTGGAGATGATGCGGCGCTACGCGGCCATCGCCGGGCTGCCCCGCAGGCTCATCTTCCCCGTGCCGGTGCTCACCCCCCGGCTGTCCAGTCACTGGGTCGGCCTGGTCACTCCGGTGCCCGCGTCCATCGCGCGCCCGCTCACCGAGTCGCTGCGGCACGAGGTCGTGTGCCACGAGCACGACATCGTCCGGTACGTGCCCGATCCGCCGGGGCGTCCGATCGGCTTCGACGAGGCGGTGTCGCTGGCGCTGCAACGCGTGCGGGACGCGCAGGTCACCACGAGGTGGTCGTCGGCCTCGGTGCCCGGCGCGCCCAGCGATCCGCTCCCCACCGACCCCGACTGGGCGGGCGGCAGCCTCTACACCGACCGTCGCGAGCTGGCCGTGGACGCGCCGCGCGAGGCGTTGTGGAGGGTGATCGAGGGCATCGGCGGCGACAACGGCTGGTACTCCTTCCCCCTCGCCTGGGCCGTCCGCGGCTGGCTGGACCGTCTGGTGGGCGGTGTCGGTCTGCGGCGCGGGCGGCGCGACGCCACGCGGCTGCGGGCGGGCGACTCCCTCGACTTCTGGCGGGTCGAGGAGATCGAGCCCGGTCATCTGCTGCGGCTGCGCGCCGAGATGCGGCTGCCGGGGCTGGCCTGGCTGGAGATGTACGCCGAGACGGGCGACAACGGCGGGTCGCGCTACCGGCAGCGGGCCATGTTCCATCCGCACGGGCTGCTGGGGCACGCCTACTGGTGGAGCGTGTCGCCGTTCCACGCCGCCGTGTTCGGCGGCATGGCCCGCAACATCGCGAAGGCCGCCGCCAAGGCCGAGAGCACCCCGACGGCGAAGCCGGGATCCGCGCCCACTCCCTGA